From a single Streptomyces sp. NBC_00377 genomic region:
- a CDS encoding helix-turn-helix domain-containing protein, translating to MVREPDETAAVDRGSDVETEATGSSEPGSGILRVFGRQLKRFRLRAGLERTEFGSRTGYSASTIAAFEQGRRVPSPRFIDVADGLLDAGGVLQEMKEEVARAQYPAFFRDAARLEAEAVELWVYGTLAIPGLLQTEEYMQAVFEMWRPLLDEVTVQQRVAARLARQQVFQRKPPPLVSFVIDESVLRRPLGGAAVMRGQLEQLLLVGTYRNVEIQIMPLDREDNAGVDGPFVVLHRDGADQVAYLEAQGRSTIVSERTEVRGIVSRYGIIRAQALTPRESMAFIAKSLGDV from the coding sequence CTGGTGCGGGAGCCGGACGAAACCGCGGCTGTGGACAGGGGCTCGGACGTCGAGACGGAGGCGACGGGGTCGTCGGAACCAGGGTCGGGCATCCTCCGTGTCTTCGGGCGCCAGCTGAAACGGTTCCGGCTGCGGGCGGGTCTGGAACGCACCGAGTTCGGGTCGCGGACCGGGTACTCGGCGTCCACGATCGCGGCGTTCGAGCAGGGGAGGCGGGTGCCGTCGCCCCGGTTCATCGACGTGGCGGATGGGTTGCTGGACGCGGGTGGCGTCTTGCAGGAGATGAAGGAGGAGGTCGCGCGGGCGCAGTACCCGGCGTTCTTCCGGGATGCGGCTCGGTTGGAGGCGGAGGCGGTTGAGCTGTGGGTGTACGGAACTCTTGCGATCCCTGGCCTCCTTCAGACCGAGGAGTACATGCAGGCAGTGTTCGAGATGTGGCGCCCCCTGTTGGATGAAGTGACGGTCCAACAGCGGGTTGCTGCACGACTGGCCCGACAGCAGGTTTTCCAGCGGAAGCCGCCTCCGTTGGTGAGCTTCGTTATCGATGAGTCGGTTCTGCGGCGGCCGCTGGGAGGTGCCGCCGTCATGCGTGGACAGCTGGAGCAGCTGCTGCTCGTTGGCACCTACCGCAACGTGGAGATCCAGATCATGCCTTTGGACAGGGAAGACAACGCAGGAGTCGATGGGCCGTTCGTCGTTCTGCACAGAGACGGTGCAGACCAAGTCGCTTACCTGGAAGCCCAGGGACGGAGCACAATCGTGAGCGAGCGAACAGAGGTTCGCGGCATCGTGTCCCGTTATGGAATTATCCGAGCGCAAGCCCTCACTCCGCGTGAGTCCATGGCTTTCATCGCAAAGTCGCTGGGAGACGTATGA
- a CDS encoding class I SAM-dependent DNA methyltransferase: protein MTYDSLVNRGDYFSAHYLAEVLPKDLKSGLLATWKQREDEARAEAERAAAAAAGGTSETVSGDPDSDDVLPVTPRVGLRDLRRRYFRARSSFALPEDEDGTAAAQDTEDDSATYDSPAWAERVRALNAEVLRALGYDAKPRTMTVTRADQPYEVRVAHAEKGLVAVDCGWAAEPDAALDPEGPGRLLDPVPLEGRNTVPTGSKLASFLFACEDAPRYVLLLVGGVVVLADRTVWGEGRYLAVSLDAALQRNDTKAGGELDTIAALFGADSLRTPEEGGENPLAELVGKSTKHAVGVSSELRDGLRLSVELIASEVLARLRDQDVRPEDIGELGDLGKQLTRESLRYLYRVLFLLYAEARPELGILPADYPEYQQGYGLGRLGELIAERDLVDEKSRQGTYLYESLDLLFRKVQEGYRSRRTHGPSALETDGVEADAKASEDVGLRFEPLHSKLFEADSIRLIGLGAIPHPHDDTDEDEDDTDGGGIGARVLDTRLRNATLYKVLRLLMITRGKKGERGGFISYAQLGINQLGAVYEGLMSYSGFIAADNEDLYEVAKGGDPKDGSWLIPKSKIDDYPRDVFVYRRDEETGEDVRVTYTPGSFVYRLSGRDRQTSASYYTPESLTKVTVQLALQHRLDQDGTTTEARELLDWKICEPALGSGAFLNEAINQVAAEYLRRRQEELGTPIDTEKYAVELQKAKAYVALHNSYGVDLNETAVELAEVSLWLNTMHPGMEAPWFGLHLRRGNSLIGGRREVYPPEKLKKAAWLGTTPERFPLTEAGQGLPLTVTERTTRSGSVQRVEENAVHHFLLPAKEWGAVAAEKEAKALAPEAARTLGNWRKMITRTPTTKQAERLQAAARRVEFLWELVVRRLEISERDISRRIDVWGAEDGWLRSPEVAVQREKVVADLTAPDTPYWRLKTLMDAWCALWFWPVQEAGLLDGTAAVYERAADELPSGAAAEGLRAADESGVLMSWETTDLFGEVTGAGELTAASVERRRAGRRKEAIGGARKRAVVPLAGLDDWLEFAESLVGTEDVPADSLVAEFGSLAELEPYEDALPDLMGMEHFQQLELRFPWAGAAGDVARAQGFFHWELDFAQVFARGGYDLQVGNPPWVRPDWLEDAVLAELEPWFKLEEKPSTTAWRLRKGEILADVDSTATKYLLGELTANTGTVAMLGSMATYPLMSGTRPDLYRAFMCRAWDNLGASGAAGLIHPDTHFGGEKERQFRASAYAHLRLHAQFMNKMKLFSEISDNALFGLHIYGNRQRISFRHASWLFAPETLLDSFGHDGAGPVPGVRHRGAWDLRPHRARLISVNRDRLRSWRRLTGDTELPLAQTRLLFPVTALEEGAIDALGRTQSRVGTLRPRISSGYNEKTGKEQGYIRWSSKTVTSLEDVVLQGPHFGGALPFAKEPKIPCRSNNDWIPLNLSDLEPGFVPKTNYVRACDQDRYREAQDSWDGRRYTEYFRLSWRRMIPFNSERSLFAALLPPGPAHVNAVHSMALDNNRLTALSAGFWAALPLDYLLRITGRADLQAGGAPDMPAPTSDHPLAHPLLLRTLRLNCLTGIYASLWQELFSATWPGYEGWAREWPGLAPLSGHLTSTWTHATPLRTEYARRAALVELDALVSVWLGITVNQIVAIYKGRFPVLAEREAEMYFDAHGRRVARDSYAYGHGQTKDIYPALLAHLESPDTTPPPEGYQPPFYKADREAEMRGAHAHFQARLDAEIAAGRWSPPAPASTPTLSSDATHDSLEVDA from the coding sequence ATGACGTACGACTCCCTGGTCAACCGAGGAGACTACTTCTCGGCGCACTACCTCGCCGAGGTGCTGCCCAAGGACCTCAAGTCGGGCCTGCTCGCCACCTGGAAGCAGCGCGAGGACGAGGCGAGGGCGGAGGCCGAACGGGCGGCCGCGGCGGCGGCCGGAGGAACGTCGGAAACGGTGTCGGGGGATCCGGACTCCGACGACGTCCTGCCCGTCACCCCTCGCGTAGGCCTGCGTGACCTGCGCCGGCGCTACTTCCGGGCCCGTTCCTCCTTCGCGCTCCCCGAGGACGAGGACGGCACGGCGGCCGCCCAGGACACCGAGGACGACTCGGCGACATACGACTCCCCCGCCTGGGCCGAGCGGGTTCGCGCCCTGAACGCCGAGGTCCTGCGAGCGCTCGGCTACGACGCCAAGCCCCGCACTATGACGGTCACCCGCGCCGACCAGCCGTACGAGGTGCGGGTGGCGCACGCCGAGAAGGGCCTGGTCGCGGTCGACTGCGGCTGGGCCGCCGAACCGGACGCCGCCCTCGACCCGGAGGGCCCCGGCCGCCTGCTGGACCCCGTGCCGCTGGAGGGCCGCAACACCGTACCGACGGGCTCGAAGCTCGCCTCGTTCCTCTTCGCCTGCGAGGACGCGCCCCGTTACGTGCTGCTGCTGGTCGGCGGGGTCGTCGTCCTGGCGGACCGGACGGTGTGGGGCGAGGGCCGCTATCTCGCCGTCTCCCTGGACGCGGCCCTGCAACGCAACGACACCAAGGCGGGCGGCGAACTCGACACGATCGCCGCCCTGTTCGGCGCGGACTCGTTGCGCACTCCGGAGGAGGGCGGCGAGAACCCCCTCGCCGAACTCGTCGGCAAGTCCACCAAGCATGCGGTGGGCGTCTCCAGCGAACTCCGCGACGGTCTACGGCTGAGCGTCGAGCTGATCGCGAGCGAGGTCCTGGCCCGGCTGCGCGACCAGGACGTACGCCCCGAGGACATCGGCGAACTGGGCGACCTCGGCAAGCAGTTGACCCGCGAGTCGCTCCGCTACCTCTACCGCGTCCTGTTCCTGCTCTACGCGGAGGCCCGCCCCGAGCTGGGCATCCTGCCCGCCGACTATCCCGAGTACCAGCAGGGCTACGGCCTCGGCCGCCTCGGCGAACTGATCGCCGAACGCGACCTCGTCGACGAGAAGTCCCGGCAGGGCACGTATCTGTACGAGTCACTGGACCTGCTCTTCCGCAAGGTGCAGGAGGGCTACCGTTCCCGCCGCACGCACGGCCCCTCGGCCCTGGAGACGGACGGCGTCGAAGCGGACGCCAAGGCCAGCGAGGACGTGGGCCTGCGCTTCGAGCCGCTGCACTCCAAGCTGTTCGAGGCGGACTCGATCCGGCTGATCGGCCTGGGCGCGATCCCGCACCCGCACGACGACACCGACGAGGACGAGGACGACACCGACGGCGGCGGCATCGGTGCTCGTGTTCTGGACACCCGGCTGCGGAACGCCACCCTCTACAAGGTGCTGCGCCTGCTGATGATCACGCGCGGCAAGAAGGGCGAGCGCGGCGGCTTCATCTCGTACGCCCAGCTCGGCATCAACCAGCTCGGGGCCGTGTACGAGGGCCTGATGTCGTACAGCGGCTTCATCGCCGCCGACAACGAGGATCTGTACGAGGTCGCGAAGGGCGGCGACCCGAAGGACGGTTCCTGGCTGATCCCGAAGTCGAAGATCGACGACTATCCGCGCGACGTGTTCGTGTACCGCCGCGACGAGGAGACCGGAGAGGACGTCCGCGTCACCTACACCCCCGGCTCATTCGTCTACCGCCTCTCGGGCCGCGACCGCCAGACCTCCGCCTCGTACTACACCCCCGAGTCGCTCACCAAGGTCACCGTCCAACTGGCCCTCCAGCACCGCCTGGACCAGGACGGCACGACGACCGAGGCACGCGAGCTGCTCGACTGGAAGATCTGCGAGCCGGCACTCGGCTCGGGCGCGTTCCTCAACGAGGCCATCAACCAGGTCGCGGCGGAGTACCTGCGCCGCCGCCAGGAGGAGCTGGGCACACCGATCGACACGGAGAAGTACGCGGTCGAACTCCAGAAGGCCAAGGCGTACGTCGCCCTGCACAACTCCTACGGCGTGGACTTGAACGAGACGGCTGTGGAGCTGGCGGAGGTGTCGCTGTGGCTCAACACCATGCACCCCGGCATGGAGGCCCCGTGGTTCGGCCTGCACCTGCGACGCGGCAACTCACTGATCGGCGGCCGGCGTGAGGTCTACCCGCCGGAGAAACTGAAGAAGGCGGCCTGGCTCGGCACGACCCCGGAACGCTTCCCTCTGACGGAGGCGGGCCAGGGGCTCCCCTTGACGGTGACCGAGCGCACGACTCGGAGCGGGTCGGTGCAGCGGGTCGAGGAGAACGCCGTCCACCACTTCCTCCTCCCCGCGAAGGAGTGGGGCGCGGTCGCCGCCGAGAAGGAGGCGAAGGCGCTGGCCCCGGAGGCGGCGCGGACGCTGGGCAACTGGCGCAAGATGATCACACGGACCCCAACTACCAAGCAGGCCGAGCGACTTCAGGCGGCGGCCCGGCGGGTGGAGTTCCTGTGGGAGCTGGTCGTACGACGCCTGGAAATCTCCGAGCGGGACATCTCGCGCCGGATCGACGTCTGGGGCGCGGAGGACGGCTGGCTGCGGTCGCCGGAGGTCGCGGTCCAGCGGGAGAAGGTCGTCGCCGACCTGACGGCACCGGACACCCCCTACTGGCGCCTCAAAACCCTGATGGACGCGTGGTGCGCGCTGTGGTTCTGGCCGGTCCAGGAGGCTGGTCTGCTGGACGGTACGGCGGCGGTGTACGAGCGGGCGGCGGACGAACTCCCGTCGGGGGCTGCGGCGGAGGGCCTGCGGGCGGCCGACGAGTCCGGCGTCCTGATGTCCTGGGAGACGACCGACCTCTTCGGCGAGGTCACGGGGGCCGGTGAGCTGACGGCGGCCTCGGTGGAGCGTCGGCGTGCGGGTCGCCGCAAGGAGGCCATCGGGGGTGCGCGGAAGCGAGCGGTGGTTCCGCTGGCAGGGCTTGACGACTGGCTGGAGTTCGCGGAGTCGCTGGTCGGCACGGAGGATGTCCCGGCTGACTCGCTAGTGGCGGAGTTCGGGTCACTGGCGGAGCTTGAGCCTTATGAGGATGCGCTGCCGGACCTGATGGGGATGGAGCACTTCCAGCAGCTGGAGCTGCGGTTCCCTTGGGCGGGGGCTGCGGGGGATGTGGCGCGAGCGCAGGGGTTCTTCCACTGGGAACTGGACTTTGCGCAGGTGTTCGCGCGGGGTGGCTATGACTTGCAGGTGGGGAATCCGCCTTGGGTTCGACCGGATTGGCTGGAAGATGCCGTACTGGCGGAGCTGGAACCGTGGTTCAAACTTGAAGAGAAGCCGAGCACGACAGCATGGAGATTGCGGAAGGGTGAAATACTCGCCGATGTCGACTCGACGGCTACCAAATATCTTCTCGGTGAGCTTACAGCCAACACGGGAACAGTCGCAATGCTCGGGAGTATGGCAACTTACCCACTGATGTCTGGCACTCGGCCCGACCTCTACCGGGCATTCATGTGTCGAGCATGGGACAACCTGGGCGCGTCCGGAGCAGCGGGTCTAATCCATCCCGATACTCATTTCGGCGGAGAAAAGGAAAGACAGTTCAGGGCTTCCGCATACGCCCACTTGCGCCTGCACGCACAGTTCATGAACAAGATGAAGCTCTTCAGCGAGATCAGCGACAACGCGCTATTTGGTCTGCATATCTACGGGAATCGCCAGCGGATTTCCTTCAGGCATGCGAGCTGGCTTTTTGCACCAGAAACACTTCTCGATTCTTTCGGGCACGACGGGGCGGGGCCAGTTCCGGGTGTGCGACATAGAGGTGCATGGGATCTACGGCCGCACCGTGCGCGCCTGATTTCCGTGAACAGGGACAGATTGAGAAGCTGGCGGCGACTGACTGGAGACACCGAACTACCCCTCGCGCAAACTCGGCTTCTGTTCCCAGTCACGGCACTTGAGGAAGGCGCCATCGACGCTCTGGGTCGGACACAAAGCCGAGTAGGCACCTTGAGGCCCCGGATCAGCTCCGGCTACAACGAAAAGACAGGAAAAGAACAAGGCTATATCCGCTGGTCTAGTAAGACTGTAACTTCCCTGGAAGACGTTGTGCTTCAGGGTCCTCACTTCGGTGGCGCACTTCCATTCGCCAAGGAGCCCAAGATTCCCTGTCGGAGCAATAACGACTGGATTCCCCTGAATCTATCGGATCTTGAACCCGGTTTCGTCCCCAAGACGAACTACGTGCGCGCATGCGACCAAGATCGATACAGGGAAGCCCAGGACTCCTGGGACGGCCGCCGATATACAGAATATTTTCGCCTATCCTGGCGACGGATGATCCCTTTCAATAGCGAGCGCAGCCTATTCGCAGCTCTTCTCCCACCCGGACCCGCGCACGTCAATGCCGTCCATTCCATGGCCTTGGATAATAATCGCCTGACTGCCCTGAGCGCAGGTTTCTGGGCAGCCCTGCCATTGGACTACCTCCTGCGCATCACTGGGCGAGCAGATCTTCAGGCCGGGGGCGCACCGGACATGCCCGCCCCCACATCCGACCATCCCCTAGCGCACCCTCTCCTTCTTCGTACCCTCCGCCTGAACTGCTTGACCGGCATCTATGCTTCCCTCTGGCAGGAACTGTTTAGCGCCACCTGGCCCGGGTACGAAGGCTGGGCCAGGGAGTGGCCTGGTCTCGCACCTCTTTCAGGGCATCTCACGTCCACTTGGACCCACGCCACGCCTCTCCGCACCGAGTACGCGCGCCGCGCAGCCCTAGTCGAGCTGGACGCCCTTGTCTCCGTATGGCTCGGCATCACCGTCAATCAGATCGTCGCAATCTACAAGGGGCGCTTCCCCGTACTCGCGGAACGTGAAGCCGAGATGTACTTCGACGCGCATGGGCGCAGGGTGGCCCGCGACTCATACGCCTATGGCCATGGCCAGACCAAAGACATCTACCCCGCCCTCCTCGCTCATCTCGAAAGCCCGGACACCACACCGCCCCCCGAGGGATACCAACCGCCCTTCTACAAGGCGGACCGCGAAGCCGAGATGCGGGGTGCTCACGCGCACTTCCAAGCGCGCCTGGACGCCGAGATCGCCGCTGGTCGCTGGTCCCCGCCCGCACCCGCTTCCACACCTACGCTGAGCAGCGACGCGACACACGACTCGCTGGAGGTGGATGCCTGA
- a CDS encoding AAA family ATPase, translating into MLTRLEVHGFKNLLELSIDFGPFTCIAGENGTGKSNVFDAIQFLSLLADKSMMEAAQEVRGVHGERHGDPRDLFWKGFASGHHRMRFAAEMIVPLAIEDDFGRAAKPTTSFLRYELEIGYQEPSGLDRFGRLTLLRENLRHITKGEAKQHLRFPHSAGQFRNAVIAGHRSGAPFISTDTDATSGESIVKIHQDGGSRGQPKPAAASRAPATVVSTITSSDDPTILAARREMESWRRLALEPSALRSADRFIDAQVMGVDGSHLPAALYRVAHTTPSGDPEQVYARVAGRLSDMTGVQVRDLGVDQDEVRQLLTVHVREPDGMMLPARSLSEGTLRFLALCVLLEDPTVRGMVCMEEPENGIHPANLIPMVDLVRDLAVDPTAEPGPDNPFRQVLINTHSPGVVQLVSPEDLLFAETAVHRLEDSSTARALRLRPLHDTWRVTEGRRDYVTKADILPYLTTPPGAQTTLIDWGAA; encoded by the coding sequence ATGCTCACCCGACTGGAAGTCCACGGGTTCAAGAACCTGCTGGAACTGTCCATCGATTTCGGCCCCTTCACCTGTATCGCGGGCGAGAACGGCACCGGCAAGTCGAACGTGTTCGACGCGATCCAGTTCCTTTCCCTGCTCGCCGACAAGTCGATGATGGAGGCCGCCCAGGAGGTTCGTGGCGTACACGGAGAACGTCACGGTGATCCACGTGACCTCTTCTGGAAGGGTTTCGCCTCCGGCCATCACCGCATGCGGTTCGCGGCCGAGATGATCGTGCCGCTGGCGATCGAAGACGACTTCGGACGAGCCGCCAAGCCAACGACGTCCTTCCTCCGCTACGAGCTGGAGATCGGTTACCAGGAACCCTCAGGCTTGGACCGGTTCGGTCGGCTCACGCTTCTCCGCGAGAACCTGCGCCACATCACAAAGGGTGAAGCCAAGCAGCATCTGCGTTTCCCGCACAGTGCAGGCCAATTCCGCAACGCGGTCATCGCCGGTCATCGCAGCGGCGCACCCTTCATCTCGACCGACACGGATGCCACATCGGGCGAATCCATCGTCAAGATCCACCAGGACGGTGGCAGCCGGGGTCAGCCGAAACCCGCCGCCGCTTCACGCGCTCCCGCCACCGTGGTGTCCACCATCACCTCCAGCGACGACCCGACGATTCTCGCCGCTCGCCGTGAGATGGAGTCCTGGCGACGACTGGCTCTTGAGCCGTCAGCTCTGCGGAGCGCCGACCGATTCATCGACGCACAGGTGATGGGGGTCGACGGATCACACCTGCCGGCCGCTCTGTACCGCGTCGCGCACACCACGCCCAGCGGAGATCCCGAGCAGGTGTACGCACGGGTCGCCGGACGTCTGTCCGACATGACCGGCGTCCAGGTCCGGGACCTGGGAGTGGACCAGGACGAGGTACGTCAGCTACTCACCGTCCACGTACGTGAGCCGGACGGCATGATGCTCCCGGCCCGCAGCCTCTCCGAGGGCACTCTGCGCTTTCTCGCACTGTGCGTCCTGCTGGAGGACCCGACCGTTCGAGGCATGGTGTGCATGGAGGAACCGGAGAACGGCATCCATCCGGCGAACCTCATCCCCATGGTCGACCTCGTCAGAGATCTCGCCGTCGATCCCACAGCCGAGCCCGGCCCGGACAACCCGTTCCGGCAGGTACTCATCAACACCCACTCCCCCGGTGTCGTCCAGCTCGTGTCACCCGAAGACCTGCTCTTCGCGGAGACAGCCGTACACCGGCTAGAGGACAGCTCGACAGCTCGCGCGCTACGGCTGCGCCCGCTTCACGACACTTGGCGGGTCACCGAAGGACGGCGCGACTACGTGACCAAAGCCGACATCCTCCCGTACCTCACCACTCCGCCAGGAGCGCAGACCACACTCATCGACTGGGGTGCCGCGTGA
- a CDS encoding Hsp70 family protein produces MTAAGIDFGTTNSVAAQWNGEYVEVLEIGGQGLDANWRREGFELLYPSVVGTSSLRPGTLFGWEAKLRSEQAVEACKRMLREEPFVTLGGARFAATTAAAGVFHAIAGAAEEEAATEIREAVITVPANATGAARFRTREAARAAGLTVRTLLNEPTAAAIAYAHEMEVDGEFLVFDWGGGTMDATLLLHDDGFFDEKASRGVNQLGGLEIDARLRRMVLDRAPVRGRWSDSEKRMFALEIERAKILLSHQESVRVLTPDDVTVEIGQDEFSEAIQDLINRALDPVEECLEQARIDPQDLTAVLMIGGSSQIPAVRAAVSEALDCELVDTSLCDPMTAVAEGAAISAAAMDGELKSIIRVVNTHALGTITKDREGKRSFSALIDRNQRLPQQRVKSYEPTKDNISQLTVEVWEGDPDREVDHLDNVKLTDLVLTYPERCRAEDGVFDLEYTYSKEGLLTVRATLQKTGEVVLDGEVKVFGDGNVLPEVKKELDRLLALAPATARPATAPTHPQQAGASSRNNGAAKPAPPRSGPHTAGINAVAPPLVIDGSNLAWNGRPPRTAGGRPSFAALEAAVRSLRFKHPDSDIHVVVDATLRHDVSAEERPLVEKAIADNTVVQPPAGTEGRGDALVISIADAVGGVIVSNDNFAPFQRANPWLRNAGRVMGATHSQGVWVFNRRVPNPAAPAQRR; encoded by the coding sequence ATGACGGCAGCCGGAATCGACTTCGGGACCACCAACTCGGTCGCGGCCCAGTGGAACGGCGAGTACGTCGAGGTCCTGGAGATCGGCGGGCAGGGGCTGGACGCCAACTGGCGGCGTGAGGGCTTCGAGCTGCTCTACCCCTCGGTCGTCGGCACGAGTTCGCTGAGGCCGGGCACCCTGTTCGGCTGGGAGGCCAAACTCCGCTCCGAGCAGGCCGTCGAGGCGTGCAAGCGGATGCTGCGCGAGGAACCTTTCGTCACTCTGGGCGGTGCGCGGTTCGCTGCGACCACCGCCGCCGCCGGTGTCTTCCACGCCATCGCGGGGGCGGCGGAGGAAGAGGCCGCGACCGAGATCCGCGAGGCCGTCATCACCGTGCCCGCCAACGCGACCGGGGCGGCCCGCTTCCGGACCCGTGAGGCCGCGCGCGCCGCGGGCCTCACGGTGCGCACCCTGCTGAACGAGCCGACGGCGGCGGCGATCGCCTACGCGCACGAGATGGAGGTCGACGGCGAGTTCCTGGTCTTCGACTGGGGCGGCGGCACGATGGACGCCACCCTCCTGCTGCACGACGACGGATTCTTCGACGAGAAGGCGAGTCGGGGCGTCAACCAGCTCGGCGGCCTGGAGATCGACGCCCGGCTGCGCCGCATGGTCCTCGACCGGGCACCGGTGCGCGGCCGTTGGAGCGATTCCGAGAAGCGGATGTTCGCCCTGGAGATCGAGCGGGCCAAGATCCTGCTCTCCCATCAGGAGTCGGTCCGCGTCCTGACGCCCGACGACGTCACCGTCGAGATCGGGCAGGACGAGTTCTCCGAGGCCATTCAGGATCTCATCAACCGTGCGCTCGACCCGGTGGAGGAATGCCTCGAGCAGGCTCGGATCGACCCGCAGGACCTCACCGCGGTGCTGATGATCGGTGGCAGCAGTCAGATTCCGGCGGTGCGCGCCGCGGTCTCCGAAGCACTCGACTGCGAACTCGTGGACACCTCCCTGTGCGACCCGATGACCGCCGTCGCAGAGGGAGCGGCGATCAGTGCCGCCGCCATGGACGGCGAGCTGAAGAGCATCATCCGGGTGGTCAACACGCACGCCCTGGGCACGATCACCAAGGACCGCGAGGGCAAGCGGAGCTTCAGCGCCCTCATCGACCGCAACCAGCGCCTGCCGCAGCAACGCGTGAAGTCGTACGAGCCGACGAAGGACAACATCTCCCAGCTGACCGTCGAGGTGTGGGAGGGCGACCCCGATCGTGAGGTCGACCACCTGGACAACGTCAAGCTGACCGACCTGGTCCTGACCTACCCCGAGCGGTGCAGGGCCGAGGACGGTGTCTTCGACCTGGAGTACACCTACAGCAAGGAAGGTCTGCTGACCGTCAGGGCAACCCTCCAGAAGACCGGTGAGGTCGTCCTCGACGGCGAGGTGAAGGTGTTCGGGGACGGGAACGTGTTGCCGGAGGTGAAGAAGGAACTCGACCGGCTGCTCGCCCTCGCCCCGGCCACCGCCCGCCCGGCGACCGCCCCGACCCATCCACAGCAAGCAGGCGCCAGCAGCCGGAACAACGGCGCCGCAAAGCCCGCTCCGCCGCGTTCCGGCCCCCATACGGCCGGTATCAATGCCGTCGCGCCGCCGCTCGTCATCGACGGATCCAATCTCGCGTGGAACGGGCGGCCTCCCCGTACGGCGGGCGGCAGGCCGAGCTTCGCGGCGCTGGAGGCAGCCGTACGGTCGCTGCGGTTCAAGCACCCCGACAGCGACATCCACGTCGTGGTCGACGCCACGCTCCGTCACGACGTCTCCGCCGAGGAGCGCCCCCTCGTGGAGAAGGCCATCGCCGACAACACCGTCGTGCAGCCCCCGGCCGGAACCGAGGGCCGGGGCGACGCGCTGGTGATCAGCATCGCCGACGCGGTCGGCGGGGTGATCGTCTCCAACGACAACTTCGCACCGTTCCAGCGGGCCAATCCGTGGCTGCGGAACGCGGGGCGGGTCATGGGGGCCACCCACTCGCAAGGGGTGTGGGTGTTCAACCGACGCGTACCCAACCCCGCGGCGCCCGCCCAGCGAAGGTGA
- a CDS encoding DUF4276 family protein — protein sequence MTLRILFTGEGTSDDGLVPHIEAVAASSGKAVSITSPDFGRLGFTSCHAVPEKLRKVRKFGDDYDLIIVHRDADGTSGDDRREEVAKAVAAEWPGHPHIAVVPVRMLEAWLLLDEASIRQVAENPNGRMKLNLPTGVAAEKVVDPKKLLKDTLAAASGCTGRRLAGFQKRFPHHRHKLLERLDPYGPVSQLPSWQTFMDDLKAAIRMV from the coding sequence GTGACCCTGCGGATCCTGTTCACCGGCGAAGGCACCAGCGATGACGGGCTTGTCCCGCATATCGAGGCGGTCGCCGCTTCTTCCGGCAAGGCGGTCTCGATCACGTCTCCGGACTTCGGTCGGCTGGGCTTCACGTCCTGCCACGCGGTCCCGGAGAAGTTGCGCAAGGTGCGTAAGTTCGGCGACGACTACGACTTGATCATCGTCCACCGGGACGCGGACGGGACATCCGGCGACGACCGCAGGGAAGAGGTCGCCAAGGCGGTCGCCGCCGAATGGCCCGGCCATCCCCACATCGCGGTCGTTCCCGTACGGATGCTGGAGGCATGGCTGCTCCTCGACGAGGCGAGCATCCGGCAGGTCGCCGAAAATCCGAACGGCCGGATGAAACTGAATCTCCCCACCGGAGTGGCAGCCGAGAAGGTCGTCGACCCCAAGAAGCTCCTCAAGGACACCCTGGCCGCCGCAAGCGGCTGTACCGGACGGCGCTTGGCAGGCTTCCAGAAGCGTTTCCCCCACCATCGCCACAAGTTGCTCGAACGCCTCGACCCCTACGGCCCGGTGTCCCAACTACCGTCCTGGCAAACCTTCATGGACGACCTCAAGGCAGCAATTCGGATGGTGTGA
- a CDS encoding DUF397 domain-containing protein: MSLEETANSSDQLNWFKSSYSGGAGGECVEVASCTHGIHVRDSKDTVRTGLVVGPGAWATFVGYAVGETG; the protein is encoded by the coding sequence ATGAGCCTCGAAGAGACCGCCAACAGCTCTGACCAGCTCAACTGGTTCAAGAGCAGCTACAGCGGCGGAGCCGGTGGTGAGTGTGTGGAGGTGGCCTCCTGCACACACGGGATCCACGTGCGGGATTCCAAGGACACTGTTCGTACGGGACTGGTCGTCGGACCGGGGGCCTGGGCGACGTTCGTCGGGTACGCCGTCGGGGAGACCGGCTGA